A genomic segment from Drosophila miranda strain MSH22 chromosome 3, D.miranda_PacBio2.1, whole genome shotgun sequence encodes:
- the LOC108158186 gene encoding acetyl-CoA carboxylase isoform X2: MEKNNSSVIAATAPPVTATSSLSSTATGGATTKLNEKRFPKGASIKKVQFSSESLKEVDIALSDLSYHQNHNNNTTVIKNKNNNNSIVEIKKKSSVEMSEETNATAATDAERPSFLVGDEIDEKAAEAGEAVDEFPQKMQSAARQNGDISEKRKRLRPSMSRGTGLGQDRHQDRDFHIATTEEFVKRFGGTRVINRVLIANNGIAAVKCMRSIRRWAYEMFKNERAIRFVVMVTPEDLKANAEYIKMADHYVPVPGGSNNNNYANVELIVDIALRTQVQAVWAGWGHASENPKLPELLHKEGLVFLGPPERAMWALGDKVASSIVAQTAEIPTLPWSGSDLKAQYSGKKIKITSDLFARGCVTNVEQGLAAVAKIGFPVMIKASEGGGGKGIRRVDTTEEFPALFRQVQAEVPGSPIFVMKLARGARHLEVQLLADQYGNAISLFGRDCSIQRRHQKIIEEAPAIVAQPEVFEDMEKAAVRLAKMVGYVSAGTVEYLYDPEGRYFFLELNPRLQVEHPCTEMVADVNLPACQLQIGMGIPLYRLKDIRLLYGESPWGSSIIDFENPPNKPMPSGHVIAARITSENPDEGFKPSSGTVQELNFRSSKNVWGYFSVAASGGLHEFADSQFGHCFSWGENRQQARENLVIALKELSIRGDFRTTVEYLITLLETNRFLENTIDTAWLDALIAERVQSEKPDILLGVMCGALHIADRQITESFSSFQTSLERGQIQAANTLTNVIDVELINGGIRYKVQAAKSGANSYFLLMNNSFKEIEVHRLSDGGLLISLEGASYTTYMKEEVDRYRIVIGNQTCVFEKENDPSLLRSPSAGKLINLIVEDGAHVAKGQAFAEIEVMKMVMTLNSQEAGTVSFVRRPGAVLDPGSLLGHLELDDPSLVTTAQPCKSQFHQAENAPIPEKLNRVHNTYKSILENTLAGYCLPEPFNAQRLRDIIEKFMQSLRDPSLPLLELQEVIASISGRIPISVEKKIRKLMTLYERNITSVLAQFPSQQIASVIDSHAATLQKRADRDVFFLTTQSIVQLVQRYRNGIRGRMKAAVHELLRQYYDVESQFQHGHYDKCVGLVREHNKDDMLTVVNTIFSHSQVAKKNLLVTLLIDHLWANEPGLTDELANTLSELTSLNRAEHSRVALRSRQVLIAAHQPAYELRHNQMESIFLSAVDMYGHDFHPENLQRLILSETSIFDILHDFFYHTNRAVCNAALEVYVRRAYTSYELTCLQHLELSGGLPLVHFQFLLPTAHPNRLFSRMSSPEGLDQAAAESMGSSFVRTGAIAAFDSFEHFEMYSDEILDLLEDFVSPAMVNAKVLEAVEAADSISDGRHSTSINVSLSDPVTRANAAEEAKSTEPIHIVSVAVRETGDMDDLQMAQIFGSYCKEHNEELFQRRIRRITFASLKKRQFPKFFTYRARDKFEEDRIYRHLEPASAFHLELNRMKTYNLEALPTANQKMHLYLGRAKVSKGQEVTDYRFFIRSIIRHSDLITKEASFEYLQNEGERVLLEAMDELEVAFSHPHAKRTDCNHIFLNFVPTVIMDPAKIEESVTKMIMRYGPRLWKLRVLQAELKMVIRQSPQSPTQAVRLCIANDSGYFLDISMYTEQTEPETGIIKFKAYGEKQGSLHGHPISTPYMTKDFLQQKRFQAQSSGTTYVYDVPDMFRQMTERHWKEFSNARPSVDIRIPDKILIECKELVLEGDSLIEMQRLPGENNCGMVAWRIVLATPEYPNGREIIVIANDLTYLIGSFGIKEDVLFAKASQLARQRKVPRIYISVNSGARIGLAEEVKAMFKIAWEDPEEPDKGFKYLYLSTEDYAQVANLNSVRAILIEDEGEQRYKITDIIGKDDGLGVENLRYAGLIAGETSQAYEEIVTIAMVTCRTIGIGSYVVRLGQRVIQIDNSHIILTGYAALNKLLGRKVYASNNQLGGTQIMFNNGVTHKTEAIDLDGVYTILDWLSYIPAHIGCDLPIVLPSDRIDRPVDFMPTKSPYDPRCMLAGRVNPTNANEWENGFFDRDSWSEIMAPWAKTVVTGRARLGGVPVGVIAVETRTVEVEMPADPANLDSEAKTLQQAGQVWYPDSSYKTAQAIKDFGREELPLIVFANWRGFSGGMKDMYEQIVKFGAYIVDGLREYKKPVLIYLPPNAELRGGAWAVLDSLINPRYMETYADPEARGGVLEPEGIVEIKYKEKDLIKTINRLDATTIALKKEFEEATAAGDNTKAEQVDEKIKARLAQLMHVYHTVAVHFADLHDTPERMLEKECISEIVPWRGSRRWLYWRLRRLLLEDAYIKKILRAQDNLSVGQAKQMLRRWLVEEKGATEAYLWDKNEEMVAWYEEQTNTESIVSRNVSSVRRDAIISTISKMLEDCPDVALDAVVGLCQGLTPVNRGVVVRTLAQMQLNEESSSNTQG, encoded by the exons ATGGAGAAAA ACAACTCCAGCGTGATTGCAGCTACAGCACCACCAGTCACAGCCACAAGCAGCTTGTCGTCGACCGCAACGGGAGGAGCCACAACAAAGCTGAACGAGAAGCGATTCCCCAAAggagccagcatcaagaaggTTCAGTTCTCCAGCGAAAGCCTTAAGGAGGTGGATATTGCCTTGTCCGATCTGAGCTATCACCagaaccacaacaacaacacaaccgTCATcaagaacaagaacaacaatAATAGCATTGtcgaaatcaaaaagaaatcATCAGTCGAGATGAGCGAGGAAACAAATGCAACGGCAGCCACGGATGCGGAGCGTCCAAGTTTCTTG GTGGGCGATGAGATTGACGAAAAGGCAGCCGAAGCCGGCGAGGCTGTGGACGAGTTCCCCCAGAAGATGCAGAGCGCGGCCCGGCAGAATGGCGATATATCGGAGAAACGCAAGCGATTAAG ACCGAGCATGTCGCGGGGCACTGGCCTGGGCCAGGACCGTCATCAGGATCGTGACTTTCATATAGCCACCACCGAGGAGTTTGTGAAGCGATTCGGCGGTACACGTGTCATAAATCGCGTCCTCATTGCCAACAATGGCATTGCGGCTGTCAAATGCATGCGTTCCATTCGCCGATGGGCCTACGAGATGTTCAAGAACGAGCGGGCCATTCGATTTGTGGTGATGGTCACCCCGGAGGACCTGAAGGCGAATGCCGAGTACATCAAGATGGCCGATCACTATGTCCCCGTGCCCGGCGgttccaacaacaacaactatgcGAATGTTGAGCTCATTGTGGACATTGCACTTCGCACACAAGTGCAG GCTGTCTGGGCTGGATGGGGTCATGCCTCGGAGAACCCCAAGTTGCCGGAGCTGCTGCACAAGGAGGGTTTGGTGTTCCTCGGGCCACCGGAGCGCGCCATGTGGGCGCTGGGCGACAAGGTGGCCTCCTCGATTGTGGCCCAAACGGCCGAAATACCCACACTACCATGGTCCGGCTCCGACCTGAAAGCCCAGTACAGCGGCAAGAAGATCAAGATCACCAGCGACCTTTTTGCCCGCGGCTGTGTGACCAATGTGGAGCAGGGTCTGGCGGCTGTCGCCAAGATTG GCTTTCCCGTGATGATCAAGGCATCGgaaggcggcggcggcaaggGCATTCGTCGCGTGGACACCACCGAAGAGTTCCCCGCCCTGTTCCGGCAGGTGCAGGCCGAGGTGCCCGGCTCCCCCATCTTTGTGATGAAGCTGGCTCGCGGCGCACGCCACTTGGAAGTGCAGCTGCTGGCGGATCAGTACGGAAATGCCATCAGTCTCTTTGGCCGCGATTGCTCCATACAGCGTCGCCATCAGAAGATCATCGAGGAGGCCCCGGCCATTGTGGCCCAGCCGGAGGTGTTCGAGGACATGGAAAAGGCGGCCGTGCGTCTGGCCAAGATGGTGGGCTATGTGAGCGCCGGCACCGTGGAGTACCTATACGATCCGGAGGGCAGGTACTTCTTCCTGGAGCTGAACCCCCGTCTGCAGGTGGAGCATCCCTGCACGGAGATGGTGGCCGATGTCAATCTGCCGGCCTGCCAGCTGCAGATCGGCATGGGCATCCCCCTATACCGCCTCAAGGACATTCGCCTGCTGTACGGCGAGTCGCCGTGGGGCTCCTCCATCATTGACTTTGAGAATCCGCCGAACAAGCCCATGCCCTCGGGCCATGTGATCGCTGCGCGCATCACCTCCGAGAATCCCGACGAGGGCTTCAAGCCCAGCTCGGGCACAGTTCAGGAGCTCAACTTCCGCTCCAGCAAGAACGTCTGGGGCTACTTCAGTGTGGCCGCCTCCGGGGGATTGCACGAGTTTGCCGACTCGCAGTTCGGTCACTGCTTCTCCTGGGGTGAGAACCGGCAGCAGGCGCGCGAGAATCTCGTGATTGCCCTCAAGGAGCTGTCGATCCGTGGCGATTTCCGCACCACCGTCGAGTACCTGATCACGCTGCTCGAGACGAATCGCTTCCTGGAGAACACCATCGACACGGCCTGGCTGGATGCTCTGATTGCCGAGCGCGTGCAGTCCGAGAAGCCGGACATACTGCTGGGCGTGATGTGCGGGGCCCTGCACATTGCCGATCGCCAGATCACCGAATCCTTCTCCAGCTTCCAAACGTCGCTGGAGAGGGGCCAGATCCAGGCGGCCAACACCCTGACGAATGTGATAGACGTGGAGCTGATCAACGGAGGGATCCGGTACAAGGTTCAAGCGGCCAAGAGCGGTGCCAACTCGTACTTCCTGCTGATGAACAACTCCTTCAAGGAGATCGAGGTGCATCGCCTGTCCGATGGCGGTCTGTTGATTTCCCTCGAGGGTGCCTCGTACACCACCTACATGAAGGAGGAGGTGGACCGCTACCGCATCGTTATTGGCAACCAGACGTGCGTCTTCGAGAAGGAGAACGATCCGTCGCTGCTGCGCAGCCCATCGGCGGGAAAGCTCATCAATCTGATTGTGGAGGATGGGGCACATGTGGCCAAGGGCCAGGCCTTTGCCGAGATCGAGGTGATGAAGATGGTGATGACCCTCAACTCGCAGGAGGCAGGCACGGTGAGCTTTGTGCGGCGTCCAGGCGCCGTCCTCGACCCGGGCTCCCTGCTGGGCCACCTGGAGCTCGATGATCCCTCGCTGGTGACCACGGCGCAGCCCTGCAAGAGCCAGTTCCACCAGGCCGAGAACGCGCCCATTCCCGAGAAGCTGAACCGCGTGCACAACACGTACAAGAGCATTTTGGAGAACACCTTGGCCGGCTACTGCCTGCCGGAGCCCTTCAATGCCCAGCGGCTGCGCGACATCATTGAGAAGTTCATGCAGAGTCTGAGAGATCcatcgctgccgctgctggaacTCCAGGAGGTGATTGCCTCCATCTCGGGCCGCATCCCCATCTCCGTGGAGAAGAAGATCCGCAAGCTGATGACCCTCTACGAGCGGAACATCACCAGTGTGTTGGCCCAGTTCCCCTCCCAGCAGATCGCCAGCGTCATCGACAGCCACGCGGCCACCCTGCAGAAGCGCGCCGATCGCGACGTCTTCTTCCTGACCACCCAGAGCATTGTGCAGCTGGTGCAGCGCTACCGGAATGGCATTCGCGGCCGCATGAAGGCCGCCGTTCACGAACTGCTGCGCCAGTACTACGACGTGGAGTCGCAGTTCCAGCACGGCCACTACGACAAGTGCGTGGGCCTGGTGCGGGAGCACAACAAGGACGACATGCTGACGGTGGTGAACACGATATTCTCGCACTCGCAAGTGGCCAAGAAGAACTTGCTCGTTACGCTGCTCATCGACCATCTGTGGGCCAACGAGCCGGGACTCACCGACGAGCTGGCCAACACCCTCAGCGAGCTGACGTCCCTCAACAGGGCCGAGCACTCGCGGGTGGCTCTGCGCTCTCGCCAGGTACTGATTGCCGCCCACCAGCCGGCCTACGAGCTGCGCCACAATCAAATGGAGTCGATATTCCTGTCGGCCGTAGACATGTACGGCCACGACTTCCATCCGGAGAATCTGCAGCGCCTGATCCTCTCGGAGACCTCAATCTTTGATATTCTCCACGATTTCTTCTACCACACGAACCGAGCCGTGTGCAACGCCGCCCTCGAGGTGTACGTGAGGCGCGCCTACACCTCCTATGAGCTGACTTGCCTGCAGCACTTGGAGCTGTCCGGCGGCCTGCCGCTGGTGCATTTTCAGTTCCTGCTGCCCACGGCCCATCCGAATCGTctgttctcgcgcatgtcCTCGCCGGAGGGGCTTGACCAGGCGGCCGCCGAGTCGATGGGCAGCTCCTTTGTCCGCACCGGAGCGATTGCCGCCTTCGATTCGTTCGAGCACTTTGAGATGTACTCGGACGAGATACTGGACCTACTCGAGGACTTTGTCTCGCCCGCGATGGTCAATGCCAAGGTGCTGGAGGCTGTGGAGGCAGCCGACTCCATCTCGGACGGCCGTCACAGCACCTCCATCAACGTGTCGCTGTCGGATCCCGTCACCAGAGCCAATGCCGCCGAGGAGGCCAAGTCCACGGAGCCCATTCACATTGTGAGTGTGGCTGTGCGGGAGACCGGAGATATGGACGACTTGCAGATGGCCCAGATCTTCGGGAGCTACTGCAAGGAGCACAACGAGGAGCTCTTCCAGCGCCGCATTCGGAGGATAACGTTTGCCTCTTTGAAGAAGCGCCAGTTCCCCAAGTTCTTTACATACCGCGCACGCGACAAGTTCGAGGAGGATCGCATTTATCGGCACCTGGAGCCGGCCTCTGCCTTCCATCTGGAGCTGAACCGCATGAAGACCTACAACCTGGAGGCCCTGCCGACGGCCAACCAGAAGATGCATCTGTATTTGGGCAGGGCAAAGGTGTCCAAGGGGCAGGAGGTGACCGACTATCGTTTCTTCATCCGCTCGATCATCCGCCACTCGGACCTCATCACCAAGGAGGCTTCATTCGAGTACCTCCAGAACGAGGGCGAACGGGTGCTGCTGGAGGCCATGGACGAGCTGGAGGTGGCCTTCTCCCACCCGCATGCCAAGCGCACCGACTGCAATCACATCTTTCTCAATTTCGTGCCCACCGTTATCATGGACCCGGCCAAGATCGAGGAGTCCGTCACCAAGATGATCATGCGCTATGGCCCCCGCCTGTGGAAGCTGCGCGTCCTCCAGGCCGAGCTGAAGATGGTCATCCGCCAGTCGCCGCAATCGCCCACCCAAGCGGTGCGCCTCTGTATTGCCAACGATTCTGGCTACTTCCTGGACATCTCCATGTACACGGAGCAGACGGAGCCGGAGACGGGAATT ATCAAGTTCAAGGCCTATGGAGAGAAGCAGGGTTCCCTTCACGGCCATCCCATTTCGACGCCCTACATGACCAAGGACTTCCTGCAGCAGAAGCGCTTCCAGGCGCAGTCGAGCGGCACCACGTACGTGTACGATGTGCCTGACATGTTCCGCCAGATGACCGAGCGCCACTGGAAGGAGTTCTCCAATGCCCGGCCCTCCGTGGACATACGCATACCCGACAAGATTCTGATTGAATGCAAGGAGCTGGTGCTGGAGGGCGACAGCCTCATTGAGATGCAGCGTCTGCCGGGCGAGAACAAT TGCGGCATGGTGGCCTGGCGCATTGTCCTGGCCACGCCGGAGTACCCGAATGGGCGCGAGATCATTGTGATAGCCAATGATCTGACCTACCTGATTGGCTCCTTTGGCATCAAAGAGGATGTGCTGTTCGCCAAGGCTTCCCAGTTGGCGCGCCAACGGAAAGTGCCCAGG ATCTATATATCGGTGAACAGCGGTGCCCGCATTGGACTGGCCGAGGAGGTGAAGGCAATGTTCAAGATAGCATGGGAGGATCCCGAGGAGCCGGACAAGGGCTTCAAGTACCTCTATCTGAGCACCGAGGACTATGCCCAGGTGGCCAATCTCAATTCGGTGCGTGCCATTCTCATCGAGGATGAGGGCGAGCAGCGCTACAAAATCACCGACATCATCGGCAAGGACGATGGCCTGGGCGTCGAAAATCTGCGCTATGCCGGCCTGATTGCCGGCGAAACGTCGCAGGCGTACGAAGAGATTGTCACCATTGCGATGGTCACCTGCCGCACCATCGGCATCGGCTCCTATGTGGTGCGTCTGGGCCAGCGTGTCATCCAGATCGACAACTCGCACATTATACTCACGGGGTATGCGGCCCTGAATAAG TTGCTCGGTCGCAAGGTATACGCCTCAAACAACCAATTGGGCGGCACGCAGATCATGTTCAACAATGGCGTGACCCACAAAACTGAGGCCATCGACTTGGACGGCGTGTATACCATCCTCGACTGGCTCTCGTACATTCCCGCCCACATTGGCTGCGACCTGCCCATCGTTTTGCCCAGCGATCGCATCGATCGGCCTGTCGATTTTATGCCCACCAAGTCGCCGTACGATCCGCGCTGCATGCTGGCCGGTCGTGTGAATCCCACCAATGCAAATGAGTGGGAGAATGGGTTCTTTGATCGTGATTCCTGGAGCGAGATTATGGCCCCGTGGGCCAAGACCGTGGTCACGGGACGTGCTCGACTGGGCGGTGTGCCTGTGGGTGTGATTGCCGTGGAGACGCGAACTGTGGAGGTGGAAATGCCCGCGGATCCGGCCAACCTGGATTCGGAAGCCAAGACACTGCAGCAGGCGGGTCAGGTGTGGTATCCCGACTCATCCTACAAGACGGCGCAGGCCATCAAGGACTTTGGGCGCGAGGAGTTGCCGCTGATTGTGTTCGCCAACTGGCGTGGCTTCTCCGGCGGCATGAAGGACATGTATGAGCAGATCGTCAAGTTTGGGGCCTACATCGTCGACGGACTGCGGGAGTACAAGAAGCCGGTGCTCATCTACCTGCCGCCCAATGCCGAGCTGCGTGGCGGAGCCTGGGCCGTTCTGGACTCGTTGATCAATCCGCGCTACATGGAAACCTATGCGGATCCGGAGGCCCGAGGTGGTGTCCTCGAGCCCGAGGGTATTGTGGAAATCAAATACAAAGAGAAGGACCTCATCAAGACGATAAATCGTCTGGATGCGACCACAATTGCC CTAAAGAAGGAATTCGAAGAGGCAACTGCAGCTGGTGATAACACGAAGGCCGAGCAGGTGGATGAGAAGATCAAGGCTCGTCTTGCGCAGCTAATGCATGTCTATCATACGGTGGCCGTGCACTTTGCCGACCTACACGACACGCCCGAGCGCATGCTGGAGAAGGAGTGCATCAGCGAGATTGTTCCATGGCGTGGCTCGCGACGTTGGCTCTACTGGCGCCTGCGCCGCCTCTTGCTGGAGGATGCCTACATCAAGAAGATCTTGCGGGCACAGGACAATCTATCTGTCGGACAGGCCAAGCAGATGCTCAGACGCTGGCTAGTCGAAGAAAAGGGTGCCACAGAG GCATATCTGTGGGACAAGAATGAAGAAATGGTGGCCTGGTATGAAGAGCAGACGAATACAGAATCTATTGTCTCCCGCAATGTGAGTTCCGTGCGACGGGATGCCATCATCTCAACCATTTCGAAAATGCTCGAG GACTGTCCCGATGTAGCGCTGGACGCTGTGGTTGGCCTCTGTCAAGGCCTGACTCCCGTCAATCGTGGAGTCGTCGTACGCACACTGGCGCAAATGCAGCTGAACGAGGAGTCCTCTAGCAATACCCAGGGATGA